GTAGGCCAAGTCGCCGTCCGGGAGCCGACGTACGAGATCCCCGGTGCGGTACATCCGCGCATTCGAGGAGGCGAAAGGGTCGGCGATGAACCGCTCGGCGGTCAGCTCAGGCTGGTTGAGGTAGCCGAGCGCCACTTGATCCCCCGCGACGAACAGTTCGCCGACTGCGCCATCAGCCACCGGCCGGAACTGTTCATCCAGCACATGGGCTTGCACGCCAGGGGCGGGTCGGCCGATCGGGACAGGCCCTTGGGGCACACTGTCGCCGGGTTCCAGCCGGTAGGTGACGCAGCCGACCGTCGCCTCGGTGGGCCCGTACTCGTTCGTTATCACTACGCCCGGCACACGCCGCCGCCACTCCTCCAACTGCTCGCCCAAAAGCTGCTCGCCCCCTACGACCAGGTCCGTGGTGGGGAGCAGGGGCTCCGGAACGGCATCGAGCAGTGCGAGGTGGCTGGGGGTCACTTTCAGGAAGCCGACTCGGATGCCAGACGCAATGCCGTTCAGCGGTTCACAGGACATATCGTCATCCCTAGCCACCAGATCCCGCACGACGACCGCGCCACCGACCGACAACGGGCCGAACAGGGCAGTCACCGTGAGGTCGAAGGCAACAGCAGAGTGCAGCAGGGCCCCCTCAGCCAGCCCCGGATAGGCGTCACGGCACCATGCCAAGTAACTGGCGAGCCCCTGATGGGTGACCATCACCCCTTTCGGCCGGCCGGTGGACCCAGAAGTGTGGATGACATAGGCGGTATCTAGTGGTCGGACGGCCCGGCCGCGCTCATCGTCGGTGAGCGTGCCGCCGGGAAGTGCTACGAGGGCCTGCTCGGTGCCGGGTTCCTCCAGGCGGAGCTGGGGAGCGGAGAGCTGAGGAACGGAGGGGTACGCCGTGATCAGGAGGACAGGCCGGGCGTCCTCCAGTACTGCGGAGACGTGGGCAGGGGGGTAATCGGGGTCCAACGGCAAGTACGCGGCTCCCGCTTTGAGTACAGAGGAGAGGGCGACCACCAAGTCCGCGGAGCGGGGCAGCGCGACCGCCACAAGGCTGCCAGACCCCACCCCCAGCGTACGCAGATACCGCGCCAACCGATTAGCTCTGGTATCCAATTCGGCGTACGTAAGCACCCGGTCGCCGTCGCGCACGGCAACGGCTGCAGGGATCCGAGCAGCCTGGGCCTCTAATAGTTCGTGGGCGAAGAGGACGTCGTTCATGGGGGTATGCCTCTCAACTCTGACCTACGGCCTACGAGAGCAGGCACCTACCCACGAATTACTGGCGGCGGGACAGCCATACACCGACCTCTCGATGTATGAGGCATCGGTCACAAACATTCGCAGGAGCGCGGGCAGGCATGTGGAGCAATGAAGCTATCCAACTCTCCAACACAAACCCCGGCTACCGCCAGCATGATGATCACCTATGGCTTGATCTCGACGATGTAAGCCCCATGTTGCGAGGAAAGTCCGACCAGACACGCCCCGAACTTGTGCGATATGCACCCCTCTTGGGGGCACATACCAGCCAGACCTAACTGGCACCGGCCAAGGAATGCCGAAAAACTCACAAAAAGGAGCATATGCATCAAGTCACTAAAATTCACCTCCTGTGGATGCGGCCTTGTCTCGCGCACAACAATGGTGTTGCATGGTCCACGAAAGCATGTCTGCTGGAATCACCCAGAAAGGTGCTTTTCCTTGAGTGCTGTGATCAATTGGATCTATCAAGCGGACGATCGGGAACACGATTCAGCGTTGCAGTTCGAGGAAAGCCTGTCGAAACGTTATCTCCCACTGGCACAGAAAGCGGGTTTCGATTTCCGCATCCTCCAGGCGGGAGAAATCATTACTTCCTGCCTCGGTGGGCCGGTGCTGCGATACCGGGGAGAGGATCTGCTCTCGACCCGGCAGTGTTACATAGCCGAAGACCTCAGCAGACGACCCCAGGGGCTTCAGCACATGCGGGCGATCTACCGAACGATTTATTCAAGTGACTCCGTCCTGCTCAACCGATCGATCAGCGGTCCGGACTATCTCGAACGAGACAAGCTCGCCCTTCTGCAGCACGCCGCCGGCCTCGGCGTCCCCACGCTCAAAACCATCTCGGTACCCGCAGAGAAATACGCGCGACGTGTGATCCCCGAGGTGAGGTGCTACCTCGGAAACGGTCCCTACATCGTCAAGCCGAGGGAACTCGGTATGGGCGTCGGAGTCCTCAAGATCGAGACCGATCAGCAGCTCGAAACCGCCATCGACATCGTCTCGACCACCGGCACTGGCTATATCGTTCAACCGTTCCTTCCGCACAGCGCGGACATGCGCGTGTTCGTCGTCGATGGCCGGGTAGTCACCTCGCTGAGCCGCAAGCCCCGGCCGGGCGGATATCTCGCCAGTATCAGCCAGGGCGGATCGCTGGAAGTGAACGACGATCACCTCCAGGTCGAGGAATGGTGCAACACCGTAGCCGAGAGCCTCAATGCCGAATTCCTTTGCATCGATTGGCTGATGACAGATTCCGGGCCGATCCTGAACGAGTGGAGTACAGCCAGCGCCGGCTTCACAGTCCTGCCGGAGCCGCAACTCACTCTACTTGCCGATGCCTTTTTCGGCTGGATCAAGCGAAAATTCGAAGAAGGGAACTGACGGCGTGGCCGAGGAGACCTGGTTCGGCACCGCGGAGCTGCCGGAGAAGTCGCGACTGGCGGTTCCGGAACTCACCGAGCACCTGGATCTTACGCTGGACGACCTGGACTACCCGGTCAACAGCACCTCCATGAACCCGGTGGTTCTGCCGCAGGAGCGCTACACGGAACTCTTCGACGCCACCCGGCAGTTGCTCCGGCTGCTTCGTCGCGCGCTTTTCGGAATCGCCCCGGACTTCCACGGAAGGCTTCGCGCGCTCGGTGCGGCGGAGGAGAACTACCCGCTGTGGGTTCAGGGACCTCTCGAAGAGACGTACGCGACGTGCATGACGCGCCCGGACATCGCCATCGGCCCGACGGGTCCCAAATTCCTCGAGTTCAACATCGGTTCCGGTATCGGCGGTGTCGTCGAGACCTCCGTGCAGTCCGCGGCCTGGAAGGCCGCATACGGTGGCGCCCACGCGGCACCCTTCCGGGCCACGCCTGACCCGCTCTCCGTACGGGACCAGATCTTCGTGCGCGCTGTGCGTGATCTGGGCACCCCTCCCGCCGTGGCCATCGTCGGGGCACTGCGGGAGTTCAACGCCGTACGCACCACGCGGTACTTCGACATCCAGGTCCAGTCGCTGCGCAACCAGGGCCTGCAGGCGGAGTACTTCGAGCCCGAACAACTGCTCCAGGGGCTCGGCCTGGGCGGAGGCAACTCGACGCCCCGCTACCGGCTCGGCCTGCGGCACTTCACCATCTTCGACTGGACGCGGCTCGGGATCGATCTCGCACCGATGCGTTCCGCCCTGGACGCGGAGTGCTTCCTGATCGCCTCTCAGAGCGCCTACCTCGTTGCCAACAAGAAGGTGCTCGGCTGGGTCTCCGAAGGACTGCCGTGGATGACCGCCGAGGACCACGCACTGGTCGAACGGTATCTGCCCTGGACCAGGACCGTCTCCGACCGGCCGGTGCGCTGGCGCGGTACCACCCGGCCGCTGCCCGAACTACTGCTGTCGGAGCGGGAGAACTTCGTCCTCAAGCCGGCCATCGGACTGGGCAGCCACGGTGTCGTCCTCGGCCGCCACGTCGACGACGCCGCCTGGCGCGCGACCCTGGACACCGCGCTGAGCACCGGCCAGTACATCGCGCAGGAATACGTCGAGCCCGTGCCGTACCGCGTGGAACTGCGCGAGGAGGGCAGCGAGGACACCTACGAGACGGACGTCCACCCGGTGCTGAGCCCGTTCCTCTTCGACGGGCAGCCCGGCGGCTGCCTGGTGCGCTACCTGCCGCCCGGCCGTGTGGGTGTCACCACCATCCAGGGCAACGGCGCGTTGCCGTCGGTCGCCCTGCCCGTCTGATGCGCCAGGTCGCTCCCCGACAGGAACGCGATATGACCACGCCTTTGTCCGACCGCGCCGCCCGGTGGCTGCGCACACCCCGGCCGAAGCCGTCGGCGTCCGTCCGCCTGATATGCCTGGCGCACGCCGGGGGAGCGGCCAGTTCCTACCAGGACTGGTCGCCCCACCTCCCCGACAACATCGAGCTGTCCGTCGTCCAGTACCCGGGCCGCCACGACCGCATCGCGGAGCCCTGCGTAAACTCGATGGACGAGATGGCCGACGAGATCGCGGCCGTCGTACGGCCCCAGCGCTGGCAGGACATCGTGCTGTTCGGCCACAGCATGGGCGCCGCCGTCGCCTACGAGGTGGCCCTGCGCCACGCGGAGCACGGACACCCTCCGCGGCATCTGATCGTCTCCGGACGCTCGGCTCCGCACCGTCATCCGGGCGGCGACCTGCACACCCAGGACGACGACGCGCTCGTGGCCGAACTGCGCAGCATGTCCGCCACCGACCAGGCCGTGTTCGACGAACCCGAACTCCTGGCCCTGCTCGTCCCGATGATCCGGGCCGACTACCGGCTCATCGAGCGCTACCGGCGCGAGGCACCGCCCCGGATCGACACTCCAATCACGGTCTTCCGCGGTCGTACGGACGACCGGTTCCCACCTCAAGAGGCCGATTTCTGGCGGGAACTGACGAGTCGTCGCTTTGACCACCGGGTGTTCGAAGGCGGCCACTTCTACCTCCGCGACCGTGCCCATCGGGTGGTGCCTGCGGTCGTTCAGGCCATCGGCACGACCACGACAGCGTGCCGGACAACGGACGGCGGCGCCCGAGGAGCCGGCACATGAGCGATACCACCGCAGCCACTGCTGTCTTCGACGCTCTCGTCGGCCACGACATGGGTCCCTACTTCGCCACTCCGTGCGGCGTGCTGGCACCACTGCTGGCCCAGTTGCAGGAGCGCGCCGACTACCACGTGGTGGCGCGCGAGGACAACGCCGTCGGAATGGCAGCCGGCGTGGCCCTCACCGGAGGCACCGCCACCGTGCTGATGCAGAACTCCGGGTTCGGGCAGTCCGTCAACGCCCTCGCCTCCCTGGTGGTCCCCTACCGCATCCCCATGCTTCTGATCATCAGCATGCGCGGAACCCCGCCGGACCCGACGCCCGAAAACCTCGCGATGGGGCGGCTGACCGAGCCGATCCTGGACGGCCTGGGGATCGAGCACCACTACCTCTCCGCCGGGAGGGCCAACGATCAGATCCGGGACGCCCGGCGCACGGTCGTGGAGAAGCGGCACAGCCATGCCTTGCTGGTACGACCCGACGAATTCGACTGGGAGGCGTGACCGTCGTGCCGTTCGACAAGTCCACGGCGATCGCCGAGATCCTGGCCACCGCGCCCGGGATCCCCACT
The sequence above is a segment of the Streptomyces griseoviridis genome. Coding sequences within it:
- a CDS encoding non-ribosomal peptide synthetase; its protein translation is MNDVLFAHELLEAQAARIPAAVAVRDGDRVLTYAELDTRANRLARYLRTLGVGSGSLVAVALPRSADLVVALSSVLKAGAAYLPLDPDYPPAHVSAVLEDARPVLLITAYPSVPQLSAPQLRLEEPGTEQALVALPGGTLTDDERGRAVRPLDTAYVIHTSGSTGRPKGVMVTHQGLASYLAWCRDAYPGLAEGALLHSAVAFDLTVTALFGPLSVGGAVVVRDLVARDDDMSCEPLNGIASGIRVGFLKVTPSHLALLDAVPEPLLPTTDLVVGGEQLLGEQLEEWRRRVPGVVITNEYGPTEATVGCVTYRLEPGDSVPQGPVPIGRPAPGVQAHVLDEQFRPVADGAVGELFVAGDQVALGYLNQPELTAERFIADPFASSNARMYRTGDLVRRLPDGDLAYVGRVDQQVKIRSHRVEPGELEAVLAAMDGVGQVCVTAEPGPGGLCLVAHVVPQGEADGLARRLRHQAAEQLPAYMLPSAVVLVDRMPLTPQGKVDRAALTAAFPATQVLRAPLSEPGTGGAATDAEELLARLCAELLGVDRVDPADNFFTLGGNSLLGIQLAARARRSGLALTPTDVFRCGTVRAMAARSADTTPSVQGAGQC
- a CDS encoding ATP-grasp domain-containing protein, which gives rise to MINWIYQADDREHDSALQFEESLSKRYLPLAQKAGFDFRILQAGEIITSCLGGPVLRYRGEDLLSTRQCYIAEDLSRRPQGLQHMRAIYRTIYSSDSVLLNRSISGPDYLERDKLALLQHAAGLGVPTLKTISVPAEKYARRVIPEVRCYLGNGPYIVKPRELGMGVGVLKIETDQQLETAIDIVSTTGTGYIVQPFLPHSADMRVFVVDGRVVTSLSRKPRPGGYLASISQGGSLEVNDDHLQVEEWCNTVAESLNAEFLCIDWLMTDSGPILNEWSTASAGFTVLPEPQLTLLADAFFGWIKRKFEEGN
- a CDS encoding thioesterase II family protein, which produces MTTPLSDRAARWLRTPRPKPSASVRLICLAHAGGAASSYQDWSPHLPDNIELSVVQYPGRHDRIAEPCVNSMDEMADEIAAVVRPQRWQDIVLFGHSMGAAVAYEVALRHAEHGHPPRHLIVSGRSAPHRHPGGDLHTQDDDALVAELRSMSATDQAVFDEPELLALLVPMIRADYRLIERYRREAPPRIDTPITVFRGRTDDRFPPQEADFWRELTSRRFDHRVFEGGHFYLRDRAHRVVPAVVQAIGTTTTACRTTDGGARGAGT
- a CDS encoding thiamine pyrophosphate-binding protein; this translates as MSDTTAATAVFDALVGHDMGPYFATPCGVLAPLLAQLQERADYHVVAREDNAVGMAAGVALTGGTATVLMQNSGFGQSVNALASLVVPYRIPMLLIISMRGTPPDPTPENLAMGRLTEPILDGLGIEHHYLSAGRANDQIRDARRTVVEKRHSHALLVRPDEFDWEA